Proteins encoded together in one Mercenaria mercenaria strain notata chromosome 18, MADL_Memer_1, whole genome shotgun sequence window:
- the LOC123537949 gene encoding serine protease inhibitor Cvsi-2-like — translation MRIAVYFVLFCTGYAAGESCLSLPECTNTLCKNGFEMHCVDAICTCLSPSTGFSCTTKYECFGNPLHVSCNKDGTNWHCVDSRCRCY, via the exons ATGAGGATTGCAGTATATTTTGTGTTATTCTGTACTG GATATGCCGCGGGTGAATCATGTTTGAGTCTGCCCGAGTGCACGAATACTTTGTGCAAAAATGGTTTTGAAATGCATTGTGTAGATGCCATCTGTACGTGTTTGTCGCCATCTACAG GATTTTCATGCACTACGAAATACGAATGTTTCGGGAACCCGTTACACGTATCTTGTAACAAAGACGGCACAAACTGGCACTGTGTTGACTCAAGATGTCGCTGTTATTGA